The following proteins are encoded in a genomic region of Saccharopolyspora antimicrobica:
- a CDS encoding WXG100 family type VII secretion target produces MTAPQGPGDFQTLNNGDGDQKNWFDQAAGRGSSLVGAGQDLADASSPPEWGAAMVSMRMEQLELLTSPGQALMSNGLGFLVSIVLSPLIELVEWAVGDPEQMRATGEGWEKVAGWLDQVAAQEPQRAQATAETWIGKDGDAFRKQMTEFGEGVKALAADIRDLKGTLDMIADIFDMVVEFFIQTVTELIIGLIVQWLAALAASWITAGASVGAASAGTAVQVGATGVRITTRVMQVQRKLYQMFQKIERLLQQLREAGKLRQVIEKMNKLRDGNMIQQAVARKIDANPVAKFLTKADGDTLSTTGGKFLQDVTKQHADTIQDFDRRIAEAATDRAKQELKDQRDQFVQDIKGVQGLASTAGSHVLSGVLGGKATFGQAAMTAGTEVVSDAAVEQGANAVYDTGKGWFQGDLSDEQRSQAQERGFS; encoded by the coding sequence ATGACCGCGCCCCAGGGGCCGGGCGACTTCCAGACCTTGAACAACGGTGACGGGGACCAGAAGAACTGGTTCGACCAGGCCGCCGGTCGGGGCTCGTCGCTGGTGGGAGCCGGTCAGGACCTCGCCGACGCGTCGAGTCCGCCCGAGTGGGGCGCCGCGATGGTGTCGATGCGGATGGAGCAGCTGGAGCTGCTGACCAGCCCGGGCCAGGCGTTGATGAGCAACGGTCTGGGCTTCCTGGTGTCCATCGTGCTCAGCCCGCTGATCGAGCTGGTCGAATGGGCGGTCGGCGACCCCGAGCAGATGCGCGCCACGGGTGAGGGCTGGGAGAAGGTCGCCGGCTGGCTGGACCAGGTCGCCGCGCAGGAGCCGCAGCGAGCGCAGGCCACGGCCGAGACCTGGATCGGCAAGGACGGCGACGCCTTCCGGAAGCAGATGACCGAGTTCGGCGAAGGCGTGAAGGCCCTGGCCGCGGACATCCGCGACCTCAAGGGCACGCTGGACATGATCGCCGACATCTTCGACATGGTCGTCGAGTTCTTCATCCAGACCGTCACCGAGCTGATCATCGGACTGATCGTCCAGTGGCTGGCCGCGCTGGCGGCGTCGTGGATCACGGCGGGAGCATCGGTCGGCGCGGCGAGCGCGGGAACGGCGGTCCAGGTCGGCGCCACCGGCGTCCGCATCACCACCCGAGTCATGCAGGTGCAGCGAAAGCTGTACCAGATGTTCCAGAAGATCGAGAGGCTGCTGCAGCAACTGCGCGAAGCGGGCAAGCTCCGCCAGGTCATCGAGAAGATGAACAAGCTGCGCGACGGCAACATGATCCAGCAGGCGGTGGCGCGGAAGATCGACGCCAACCCGGTGGCCAAGTTCCTCACCAAGGCGGACGGCGACACCCTCAGCACCACAGGAGGCAAGTTCCTCCAGGACGTCACCAAGCAGCACGCCGACACGATCCAGGACTTCGACCGCCGGATCGCCGAGGCGGCCACCGACCGGGCCAAGCAAGAGCTCAAGGACCAACGCGATCAGTTCGTTCAGGACATCAAGGGTGTCCAGGGGCTCGCGAGCACGGCGGGTTCGCATGTGCTCAGCGGCGTCCTCGGTGGGAAGGCGACGTTCGGCCAAGCAGCGATGACCGCTGGCACGGAAGTCGTGTCCGACGCCGCTGTAGAGCAAGGGGCGAATGCGGTGTACGACACCGGCAAGGGATGGTTCCAAGGGGACTTGTCGGACGAGCAGCGCAGTCAGGCGCAGGAGCGTGGTTTCTCGTGA
- a CDS encoding serine/threonine-protein kinase: MGEAPLLGGRYRLGTRIGSGGMADVHRAMDTRLQRVVAAKVFRSGADAAGRERFAEEARILAGLSHPGLVTVHDFSAGADELYLIMELVEGRTLADEVHHGALPPQRVAEIGSRLADVLAHVHDNGIVHRDVKPSNVLIAGDGSVYLADFGISRLAAAAGRMTSSGVLIGTATYMSPEQVSGGEVGYPADVYALGLVLLECATGRVEYPGSGAESAVARLVRSPEVPLELPSGLHRALLLMTGSDPARRPTAAECADLLAGRSTDVIPRIQSTRPVTQLLPKPQPEPRRSLKPWLFAGTGLGVLLVALIVFFTLPSAPEPKSLPPVSGPPGVERLPEDLATLEGLIRE, translated from the coding sequence ATGGGTGAGGCACCTCTGCTGGGCGGGCGGTACCGGCTGGGTACCCGCATCGGCAGTGGCGGGATGGCCGATGTGCACCGGGCGATGGACACCCGGTTGCAGCGGGTCGTGGCGGCGAAGGTGTTCCGCTCCGGTGCCGATGCCGCGGGGCGGGAGCGGTTCGCCGAGGAGGCCCGCATCCTCGCCGGGCTCAGCCATCCGGGCCTGGTCACCGTGCACGACTTCAGCGCCGGGGCCGACGAGCTCTACCTGATCATGGAGCTGGTCGAGGGCCGCACGCTCGCCGACGAGGTCCACCACGGGGCGCTGCCGCCGCAGCGCGTCGCCGAGATCGGCTCCCGGCTCGCCGACGTGCTGGCCCACGTGCACGACAACGGGATCGTGCACCGCGACGTCAAACCCTCCAACGTGCTCATCGCCGGTGACGGCAGCGTCTACCTCGCCGATTTCGGCATCTCCCGGCTCGCCGCCGCCGCCGGGCGCATGACCAGCTCCGGAGTGCTCATCGGGACCGCCACCTACATGTCCCCGGAGCAGGTCAGCGGCGGTGAGGTCGGTTATCCGGCCGACGTCTACGCGCTGGGGCTGGTGCTGCTGGAATGCGCGACGGGCAGGGTCGAATACCCCGGTTCCGGTGCGGAGAGCGCCGTGGCGCGGCTGGTCCGCTCGCCGGAGGTGCCGCTGGAGCTGCCCAGCGGCCTGCACCGGGCGCTGCTGCTGATGACGGGCTCCGATCCGGCCCGGCGGCCGACCGCGGCCGAGTGCGCGGACCTGCTGGCCGGCCGGTCGACCGACGTCATCCCGCGCATCCAATCCACCCGCCCGGTGACGCAGCTGCTGCCGAAACCGCAGCCCGAACCGCGCCGCAGCCTGAAGCCCTGGCTGTTCGCAGGCACCGGGCTCGGGGTGCTGCTGGTGGCGCTGATCGTGTTCTTCACCCTGCCCTCGGCTCCGGAGCCGAAGTCCCTGCCGCCGGTGTCCGGCCCGCCCGGGGTGGAGCGGCTGCCGGAAGATCTCGCCACCCTGGAGGGGCTGATCCGCGAATGA
- a CDS encoding DUF3558 domain-containing protein, with protein MREGLAAGVIVAGLLLAGCSSGATPADQPDAPGRSAPQKTLPTSDPCAVLTEEQLKTLVLDQEPKQAEQNGKQGCEFRSGAPGAPGWSVFVAADPTGTYQQFVQANQGAQELPIAGYPSAIVNDETGCHLTMDVTDAGSLKLTALVGPGAPLEVGGSCDAAAKVAESVLQNLPSA; from the coding sequence TTGCGCGAGGGACTCGCTGCCGGCGTGATCGTGGCAGGCCTGCTGCTGGCGGGCTGCAGTTCCGGTGCAACCCCGGCCGACCAGCCGGACGCTCCCGGCCGATCGGCCCCGCAGAAGACGCTGCCGACGTCCGACCCGTGCGCCGTGCTCACCGAGGAACAGCTGAAAACCCTGGTGCTGGACCAGGAGCCGAAGCAGGCGGAGCAGAACGGCAAGCAGGGTTGCGAATTCCGCTCAGGCGCTCCGGGCGCTCCCGGCTGGTCGGTGTTCGTGGCCGCGGACCCCACCGGCACCTACCAGCAGTTCGTGCAGGCCAACCAGGGCGCCCAGGAGCTGCCGATCGCGGGCTACCCGTCGGCGATCGTCAACGACGAAACGGGCTGCCACCTGACGATGGACGTCACGGACGCGGGAAGCCTCAAGCTCACGGCCCTGGTCGGCCCCGGAGCCCCGCTCGAGGTGGGCGGAAGCTGCGACGCAGCGGCGAAGGTCGCCGAGTCGGTCCTGCAGAACCTCCCGTCGGCGTAG
- a CDS encoding PE domain-containing protein: protein MSEGDGGTYRSVDQNVIDAARVVPGPAGFIGNAMNIMTRAADNAALAAAQSAGGSMRIEPDQVDKLAQFFKEEATRLEDRQQEVFSLSRVKAPGKDPVSTQVADRYGQVAAGNETAYLNNYLQLAKVLKETAANLEASARQTRTDDQNAEDSIRS from the coding sequence GTGTCCGAGGGGGACGGCGGCACCTACCGGTCGGTCGATCAGAACGTGATCGATGCGGCGCGGGTCGTGCCTGGGCCTGCAGGCTTCATCGGCAACGCCATGAACATCATGACGCGGGCCGCGGACAACGCGGCGCTGGCCGCAGCTCAGTCCGCTGGCGGTTCCATGCGGATTGAACCGGACCAGGTCGACAAGCTCGCCCAGTTCTTCAAGGAAGAGGCGACCAGGCTGGAGGATCGCCAGCAGGAAGTGTTCAGCCTCTCGCGCGTCAAGGCGCCCGGAAAGGACCCGGTCAGCACTCAGGTGGCCGATAGGTATGGCCAGGTCGCTGCGGGGAATGAAACGGCCTACCTCAACAACTACCTGCAGCTTGCCAAGGTGCTGAAGGAAACTGCGGCCAACCTGGAAGCAAGCGCACGGCAAACTCGCACGGATGACCAAAATGCCGAGGACAGCATCCGTAGCTGA
- a CDS encoding DUF3558 domain-containing protein gives MRKGLAVGAVFAAVLLAGCSGGGNTTETTAASTPAEQPSSPPSSARTAPAKSLDISDKCGIVAESQWRNLGGDQAPRPRELEGIAGCGYAAGEAGTDGGWSVFVGTDPNQTFKDFVDSSDAEMTEVAGYPAAEVGGVPTNCILVLDVSDQGSLAVHTLARTGNPNPCDLSKQFAEAALQNLPNV, from the coding sequence TTGCGTAAGGGACTCGCAGTCGGTGCGGTCTTCGCCGCCGTGCTGCTGGCTGGATGCTCCGGTGGCGGCAACACCACCGAGACGACCGCGGCAAGCACGCCTGCGGAGCAGCCTTCCTCGCCGCCGAGCTCGGCTCGCACTGCGCCGGCCAAGTCTCTTGACATTTCTGACAAGTGCGGGATTGTCGCGGAATCGCAGTGGCGCAATTTGGGTGGTGACCAGGCGCCGCGTCCACGGGAGCTCGAGGGTATCGCTGGCTGCGGGTATGCCGCAGGTGAGGCGGGCACGGACGGCGGCTGGTCGGTTTTCGTCGGCACTGACCCGAATCAGACCTTCAAAGATTTTGTTGACAGCAGTGACGCGGAGATGACCGAGGTTGCCGGTTATCCCGCAGCCGAGGTCGGAGGCGTGCCGACCAACTGCATTCTCGTCCTTGACGTATCGGATCAAGGTTCTCTTGCCGTTCATACGCTGGCGCGTACCGGTAATCCGAATCCGTGTGATCTTTCGAAGCAGTTCGCGGAAGCTGCTTTGCAGAATCTTCCCAACGTGTGA
- a CDS encoding ESX secretion-associated protein EspG, whose product MKFELSRQAFHEAWKHFKLGTKPIVLNVLPEGILESERRAVERQAWDELHRLGFGNEMREEDICGVFLPLQRYEQSFDVTFGERTPDGERKTTGMVANVRGNATLAVLTEESVRLQALPVDSMVRALLGVLPDDLKAGPGRGVSLRSAAMSAAAKEAGNSDRAMADGLVRQGVKRDDARQLVEMAGGERIAWAQFGAATMDGQSKRHRAPMVTNFFATAKGWYMIETNNRGAEPWTTVAPIDKQRMASRITDLMKTF is encoded by the coding sequence GTGAAGTTCGAGTTGTCGCGGCAGGCCTTCCACGAGGCGTGGAAGCACTTCAAGCTGGGGACCAAGCCGATCGTGCTCAACGTCCTCCCCGAGGGGATCCTGGAGTCCGAGCGGCGCGCCGTCGAGCGCCAGGCGTGGGACGAGCTGCACCGCCTCGGATTCGGCAACGAGATGCGCGAGGAGGACATCTGCGGCGTGTTCCTGCCGCTGCAGCGCTACGAGCAGTCCTTCGACGTCACCTTCGGCGAGCGCACTCCCGACGGTGAGCGGAAGACGACGGGTATGGTCGCCAACGTCCGCGGCAACGCCACGCTCGCCGTGCTGACCGAGGAATCCGTCCGGCTGCAAGCACTTCCGGTGGATTCGATGGTCCGCGCGCTGCTCGGCGTGCTGCCGGACGACCTGAAAGCCGGTCCGGGGCGCGGCGTTTCGCTGCGCAGTGCGGCGATGAGCGCGGCGGCCAAGGAAGCTGGCAACTCCGACCGGGCGATGGCCGACGGCCTCGTCCGCCAAGGCGTGAAGCGCGACGACGCCCGCCAGCTGGTGGAGATGGCCGGCGGCGAGCGGATCGCGTGGGCCCAGTTCGGCGCGGCGACGATGGACGGCCAGAGCAAGCGTCACCGAGCCCCGATGGTGACGAACTTCTTCGCCACGGCGAAGGGCTGGTACATGATCGAGACGAACAACCGCGGCGCAGAACCGTGGACCACGGTCGCCCCGATCGACAAGCAGCGAATGGCTTCCCGGATCACCGACCTCATGAAGACCTTCTGA
- a CDS encoding aldo/keto reductase, whose product MADRVLYGCMGLGGTWDTQPYGAADIDEAEAAVQAALDVGITTFDHADIYRHGKAESVFGEVLARAPGLRERIVLQTKCGIRLPDGDRPGLYDLRGDRIVQRVEESLARLRTDVIDVLLLHRPDPLADPEDVAKALLSLHEQGLVRQFGVSNMSAEQIAHLQGYLGVPLVANQLEMSLHRRDWCEAGVLVNTPAAAANGFPLGTLEYCRENGISLQAWGSLARGRFTGCQETPAEHATADLVTALAEAKDTTPETIVLWWLQRHPARIAPVIGSARPERIRACRDAVQHEPGLTHEEWYELWITARGAPLP is encoded by the coding sequence ATGGCTGATCGCGTTTTGTACGGGTGCATGGGGCTGGGCGGGACCTGGGACACCCAGCCCTACGGCGCGGCGGACATCGACGAGGCCGAGGCTGCGGTTCAGGCGGCACTGGACGTCGGCATCACGACGTTCGACCACGCCGACATCTACCGCCACGGCAAGGCGGAATCGGTCTTCGGCGAGGTCCTGGCCCGGGCACCCGGACTGCGCGAGCGCATCGTATTGCAGACCAAGTGCGGTATCCGGCTGCCCGACGGCGACCGCCCGGGACTGTACGACCTGCGCGGTGACCGGATCGTGCAGCGGGTGGAGGAGAGCCTCGCCCGGCTGCGCACCGATGTGATCGACGTGCTCCTGCTGCACCGCCCCGACCCCCTGGCCGATCCGGAGGACGTCGCCAAGGCGCTCCTATCGCTGCACGAGCAGGGGCTGGTCCGGCAGTTCGGCGTGTCCAACATGAGCGCCGAGCAGATCGCGCACCTGCAGGGATACCTGGGTGTTCCGCTCGTCGCCAACCAGCTGGAGATGAGCCTGCACCGGCGCGACTGGTGCGAGGCCGGAGTGCTGGTGAACACGCCCGCAGCGGCGGCGAACGGCTTCCCGCTGGGAACGCTGGAGTACTGCCGGGAGAACGGAATCTCCTTGCAGGCCTGGGGTTCGCTGGCGCGCGGCCGCTTCACCGGCTGCCAGGAGACGCCCGCCGAACACGCGACGGCCGACCTCGTCACAGCACTCGCCGAGGCCAAGGACACGACGCCGGAGACGATCGTGCTCTGGTGGCTGCAACGCCACCCGGCCCGCATCGCGCCGGTCATCGGCAGCGCGAGACCCGAGCGCATCCGCGCCTGCCGGGACGCGGTGCAGCACGAACCCGGCCTCACGCACGAGGAGTGGTACGAACTCTGGATCACCGCTCGCGGTGCCCCGCTGCCTTAG
- a CDS encoding YbaB/EbfC family nucleoid-associated protein — translation MSFETEARVADLMRKIERKVEMATQNPEAVVYGQFEGTSSSGVATAWVDAVGRVERVSLAAGSAQEGAEQFLADQFMEAISRAKAAAENLGEEETAQNESRAHPTPAPTPENWQNEEPWDEGGSFLR, via the coding sequence GTGTCTTTCGAGACCGAAGCGCGCGTCGCCGACCTGATGAGAAAGATCGAGCGCAAGGTCGAGATGGCGACCCAGAATCCGGAGGCTGTCGTATACGGACAGTTCGAGGGAACCTCCTCGTCCGGAGTCGCCACCGCGTGGGTCGACGCAGTCGGCAGGGTTGAGCGTGTGAGTCTCGCCGCTGGCTCCGCGCAGGAGGGCGCCGAGCAGTTCCTGGCCGACCAGTTCATGGAAGCCATCTCCAGAGCCAAAGCCGCCGCGGAGAACCTGGGCGAGGAAGAAACCGCTCAGAACGAGTCTCGAGCACACCCCACACCCGCCCCAACGCCCGAAAACTGGCAGAACGAAGAACCTTGGGACGAGGGCGGCAGCTTCCTGCGCTGA
- the mihF gene encoding integration host factor, actinobacterial type, with protein MALPQLTEEQRAAALEKAAAARRARAELKERLKRGGTTLAEVLETADNDEVLGKMKVSALLEALPGVGKVRAQQIMERLEIANSRRLRGLGERQRKALLTEFSGE; from the coding sequence GTGGCCCTTCCCCAGCTGACCGAGGAGCAGCGGGCAGCAGCTCTGGAAAAGGCGGCTGCCGCCCGTCGCGCCCGAGCGGAGCTCAAGGAGCGCCTCAAGCGAGGCGGAACCACGCTGGCGGAGGTCCTGGAGACCGCCGACAACGACGAGGTCCTGGGCAAGATGAAGGTCTCCGCCCTGCTTGAGGCCCTTCCCGGGGTTGGCAAGGTTCGCGCTCAGCAGATCATGGAGCGGCTGGAGATCGCCAACAGCCGCCGTCTGCGCGGACTGGGCGAGCGGCAGCGCAAGGCGCTGCTCACCGAGTTCAGCGGCGAGTGA
- the gmk gene encoding guanylate kinase, with amino-acid sequence MIDAQTGAEPRTVRQGEPRLTVVSGPSGVGKSSVLGEVRKRSAEIYFSVSATTRAPRAGEIDGVHYHFVDTAEFQRMIAAGEMLEHAQYAGNFYGTPRKPVEEALAAGRPAVLEIELQGARQVRRAMPEAQLVMLLPPSWEVLVDRLTGRGTEPAEVVERRLATAREELAAESEFDASVVNADVQAAASELLRLILGREL; translated from the coding sequence GTGATCGACGCACAAACCGGCGCTGAGCCGAGGACCGTCCGTCAGGGCGAGCCTCGGCTCACCGTCGTTTCCGGGCCCTCCGGTGTCGGCAAGTCCAGCGTGCTCGGCGAGGTGCGCAAGCGGTCCGCGGAGATCTACTTCAGCGTGTCCGCCACCACGCGCGCGCCGCGCGCGGGCGAGATCGACGGCGTGCACTACCACTTCGTCGACACCGCGGAGTTCCAGCGGATGATCGCCGCCGGCGAGATGCTGGAGCACGCGCAGTACGCGGGCAACTTCTACGGCACCCCGCGCAAGCCCGTCGAGGAAGCCCTCGCGGCCGGCCGCCCCGCGGTGCTGGAGATCGAGCTGCAGGGCGCCCGCCAGGTCCGCCGGGCCATGCCGGAGGCGCAGCTGGTCATGCTGCTGCCGCCGTCCTGGGAGGTGCTGGTCGACCGGCTCACCGGTCGCGGCACCGAGCCGGCGGAGGTCGTCGAGCGGCGGTTGGCGACCGCGCGCGAGGAGCTGGCCGCCGAATCCGAGTTCGACGCCAGCGTGGTCAACGCCGATGTGCAGGCCGCGGCCAGCGAATTGCTACGATTGATACTCGGCCGCGAACTGTGA
- the rpoZ gene encoding DNA-directed RNA polymerase subunit omega, producing MSTPSALAALNSSPSTNTAEGITYPPIDDLLEQVSSKYALVIYSAKRARQINDYYAQLGEGLLEYVGPLVEPGPREKPLSIALREIHAGVLEHTEGE from the coding sequence GTGAGCACCCCCAGCGCGCTGGCTGCGCTCAACAGCAGCCCGTCCACCAACACCGCCGAAGGCATCACCTACCCGCCGATCGACGACCTGCTGGAGCAGGTCAGCTCGAAGTACGCGCTGGTGATCTACTCCGCGAAGCGCGCGCGGCAGATCAACGACTACTACGCCCAGCTCGGCGAGGGCCTGCTGGAGTACGTCGGCCCGCTGGTCGAGCCGGGCCCGCGCGAGAAGCCGCTGTCGATCGCGCTCCGCGAGATCCACGCCGGCGTGCTCGAGCACACCGAAGGCGAGTGA
- the coaBC gene encoding bifunctional phosphopantothenoylcysteine decarboxylase/phosphopantothenate--cysteine ligase CoaBC produces the protein MTDERAEDRPRVVLGVSGGIAAYKACEVLRRLTESGHRVRVIPTEAALNFVGAATFEALSGQPVRTGVFTEVHEVQHVRLGQEADLVVVAPATADLLARAAHGQADDLLTSTLLTARCPVLMVPAMHTEMWEHPATQHNVALLRSRGVVVAEPDSGRLTGADTGKGRLPDPAEIVDLARLLLAEPAALPRDLEGRRVVISAGGTREPLDPVRYLGNRSSGRQGYALARVAAHRGAEVTLVAAHTADLAAPAGVRVIKVGTAEELRSVMLAEADGADAVVMAAAVADFRPVSHVEHKIKKSDRDPEPLALTRNPDILAELVEARAAGKLAASLIAGFAAETGDATTSVLDHGRAKLTRKGCDLLVVNAVGDGQAFEVEENAGWLLSADGTEVPIPFGAKSRLASTLWDAVNRQLHRQ, from the coding sequence GTGACGGATGAACGTGCCGAGGACCGCCCGCGGGTGGTCCTCGGCGTCAGCGGTGGCATCGCCGCCTACAAGGCGTGCGAGGTGCTGCGGCGGCTGACCGAGTCCGGTCACCGCGTCCGGGTCATCCCGACCGAGGCCGCGCTGAACTTCGTCGGTGCGGCGACCTTCGAGGCGCTCTCCGGGCAGCCGGTGCGCACCGGCGTGTTCACCGAGGTCCACGAGGTCCAGCACGTCCGGCTCGGGCAGGAAGCCGACCTGGTCGTCGTCGCGCCCGCCACCGCAGATCTGCTGGCCCGCGCCGCGCACGGGCAGGCCGACGACCTGCTCACCTCCACGCTGCTGACCGCCCGGTGCCCGGTGCTGATGGTCCCGGCGATGCACACCGAGATGTGGGAGCACCCGGCGACCCAGCACAACGTCGCGCTGCTGCGCAGCCGCGGCGTGGTGGTCGCGGAGCCCGACAGCGGCCGGTTGACCGGCGCGGACACCGGCAAGGGCCGGCTGCCCGACCCGGCCGAGATCGTCGACCTGGCGCGCCTGCTGCTGGCCGAGCCCGCGGCGCTGCCGCGCGATCTCGAAGGCCGCCGCGTGGTGATCTCCGCCGGTGGCACCCGCGAACCGCTGGACCCGGTGCGCTACCTGGGCAACCGCTCCTCCGGGCGGCAGGGCTACGCGCTGGCCCGCGTGGCCGCGCACCGCGGCGCCGAGGTGACGCTGGTCGCCGCGCACACCGCCGACCTGGCGGCTCCGGCCGGGGTCCGGGTGATCAAGGTGGGCACCGCGGAGGAGCTGCGGTCGGTGATGCTGGCCGAGGCCGACGGCGCGGACGCCGTGGTGATGGCCGCCGCGGTGGCCGACTTCCGCCCGGTCTCGCACGTCGAGCACAAGATCAAGAAGTCCGACCGGGACCCGGAGCCGCTGGCCCTGACCCGGAATCCGGACATCCTCGCCGAACTGGTCGAAGCGCGCGCCGCGGGCAAGCTGGCCGCGTCGCTGATCGCCGGGTTCGCCGCCGAGACCGGCGACGCGACCACCTCGGTGCTCGACCACGGCCGGGCCAAGCTGACCCGCAAGGGCTGCGACCTGCTGGTGGTCAACGCCGTCGGCGACGGGCAGGCCTTCGAGGTCGAGGAGAACGCCGGATGGCTGCTGAGCGCCGATGGCACCGAGGTGCCCATCCCGTTCGGCGCGAAATCCAGGCTGGCATCCACATTGTGGGATGCTGTGAACAGGCAGCTGCACCGTCAGTAG
- the metK gene encoding methionine adenosyltransferase encodes MFTSESVTEGHPDKICDAISDSILDALLGQDPRSRVAVETLVTTGQVHVAGEVTTDAYADIPTIVREKILEIGYDSSAKGFDGNSCGVNVAIGSQSPDIAQGVDTAHESRVEGVIDEIAKQGAGDQGLMFGYACDDTPEFMPLPIALAHRLSRRLTKVRKDGVLPYLRPDGKTQVTIEYAGDQAVRLDTVVLSTQHAADIDLDSMLAVDIKDQVVGPEIGQLDIDTSDTRLLVNPTGRFVVGGPMGDAGLTGRKIIVDTYGGMARHGGGAFSGKDPSKVDRSAAYATRWVAKNAIAAGLASRIEVQVAYAIGKAAPVGLFVETFGTENVDPARIQSAINEVFDLRPAAIIRDLDLLRPIYAPTAAYGHFGRPDLDLPWERTDRADALKAAANI; translated from the coding sequence TTGTTCACCAGTGAGTCCGTGACCGAAGGCCACCCGGACAAGATCTGCGACGCGATCAGCGACTCGATCCTGGACGCGTTGCTCGGCCAGGACCCGCGTTCGCGCGTCGCGGTGGAAACCCTGGTGACCACCGGGCAGGTGCACGTCGCCGGTGAGGTGACCACCGACGCCTACGCCGACATCCCGACCATCGTGCGGGAGAAGATCCTGGAGATCGGCTACGACTCCTCCGCGAAGGGCTTCGACGGCAACTCCTGCGGCGTCAACGTCGCCATCGGCTCGCAGTCGCCGGACATCGCGCAGGGCGTGGACACCGCGCACGAGTCGCGGGTCGAGGGCGTGATCGACGAGATCGCCAAGCAGGGCGCCGGTGACCAGGGCCTGATGTTCGGCTACGCCTGTGACGACACGCCGGAGTTCATGCCGCTGCCGATCGCGCTGGCGCACCGCCTGTCGCGGCGGCTGACCAAGGTCCGCAAGGACGGCGTGCTGCCGTACCTGCGCCCGGACGGCAAGACCCAGGTGACCATCGAGTACGCCGGTGACCAGGCCGTTCGGCTGGACACCGTGGTGCTCTCGACGCAGCACGCGGCCGACATCGACCTGGACTCGATGCTCGCGGTGGACATCAAGGACCAGGTGGTCGGGCCGGAGATCGGGCAGCTCGACATCGACACCTCCGACACGCGCCTGCTGGTCAACCCGACCGGCCGGTTCGTGGTCGGCGGTCCGATGGGCGACGCGGGCCTGACCGGCCGCAAGATCATCGTCGACACCTACGGCGGCATGGCCCGCCACGGCGGTGGCGCGTTCTCCGGCAAGGACCCGTCGAAGGTCGACCGCTCGGCGGCCTACGCGACGCGGTGGGTGGCGAAGAACGCCATCGCCGCCGGGCTGGCCAGCCGGATCGAGGTGCAGGTGGCCTACGCGATCGGCAAGGCCGCTCCGGTAGGCCTGTTCGTGGAGACCTTCGGCACCGAGAACGTCGACCCGGCCCGCATCCAGTCGGCGATCAACGAGGTCTTCGACCTGCGCCCGGCGGCGATCATCCGCGACCTGGACCTGCTGCGGCCGATCTACGCGCCGACCGCGGCGTACGGCCACTTCGGCCGCCCGGACCTCGACCTCCCCTGGGAGCGCACGGACCGGGCCGACGCGCTGAAGGCCGCGGCCAACATCTGA
- a CDS encoding YwaF family protein gives MGSLADRFVPYGPSHWVLMALIVVGAVAFAAVGRWQRDPRTAVLFARTLAVATLLFNVPLLIYRLLPAQWDVGESLPLHLCDLAWMVAVLALWTRQPLASALVYYWGLTLTPQALITPAFDAPDFPHVDFIEFWGQHLLVIWTAAYLTWGVGIRPSWRGYRFAAAVTVGWGAAMLAFNSWAGTNYGFVSRKPDNPSLLDLMGGWPWYLGVAAVVGLAGWALLTWPWTRRSASPIPG, from the coding sequence GTGGGGTCGCTCGCGGACAGGTTCGTTCCGTACGGTCCGTCGCACTGGGTGCTCATGGCGTTGATCGTCGTCGGCGCCGTGGCCTTCGCCGCGGTCGGGCGGTGGCAGCGCGATCCGCGGACGGCGGTGCTGTTCGCGCGAACTCTCGCCGTGGCGACCCTGCTGTTCAACGTGCCGCTGCTGATCTACCGGCTGTTGCCCGCGCAGTGGGACGTCGGCGAGTCGCTGCCGCTGCACCTGTGCGACCTCGCCTGGATGGTCGCCGTGCTCGCGCTGTGGACGCGGCAGCCGCTGGCCTCCGCGCTCGTCTACTACTGGGGCCTGACGCTGACCCCGCAGGCGCTGATCACCCCGGCTTTCGACGCCCCGGACTTCCCGCACGTCGACTTCATCGAGTTCTGGGGGCAGCACCTGCTGGTCATCTGGACGGCGGCGTACCTGACCTGGGGCGTCGGGATCCGGCCGAGCTGGCGCGGTTACCGGTTCGCCGCGGCGGTGACCGTCGGCTGGGGAGCGGCGATGCTGGCGTTCAACTCCTGGGCGGGCACCAACTACGGCTTCGTCAGCAGGAAGCCCGACAACCCGTCGCTGCTCGACCTGATGGGCGGTTGGCCCTGGTACCTGGGCGTGGCGGCGGTCGTCGGGCTGGCCGGCTGGGCTCTGCTGACCTGGCCGTGGACCCGGAGGAGCGCTAGTCCGATCCCAGGCTGA